From the Malaclemys terrapin pileata isolate rMalTer1 chromosome 13, rMalTer1.hap1, whole genome shotgun sequence genome, one window contains:
- the C1QTNF1 gene encoding complement C1q tumor necrosis factor-related protein 1 isoform X2 — MGSSPRKAWLSTAGSGSSVSPTFSHPRMEGPWALSFLLLACLLLPDSTLSQPSHPEEERGEATWAPSHRHAARAERDHEKYHRNLDKQPPRSQCVRCCDPPTHSSAYPMYQPLPHINITILKGEKGDRGERGLQGKFGKAGSAGSRGHTGPKGQKGSIGATGEACKNHYAAFSVGRKKSLHSNDYYQTLLFDTEFVNLYGHFNMFTGKFYCYVPGIYYFALNVHTWNQKETYLHMVKNGVEVVILYAQQSDRSIMQSQSVMLELQEQDEVWVRLFKGERENAVFSDEYDTYVTFSGYLIKHSGEL, encoded by the exons ATGGGCAGCAGCCCGAGGAAGGCTTGGCTAAGCACTGCAGGATCTGGCTCCAGCGTTAGCCCCACCTTCTCCCACCCCAG GATGGAGGGGCCCTGGGCACTGAGCTTCTTGTTACTCGCCTGCCTGCTGCTGCCCGACTCCACGCTGAGCCAGCCCAGCCACCCCGAGGAGGAGCGGGGAGAGGCAACGTGGGCACCGTCCCACCGTCACGCTGCCAG GGCCGAACGGGACCATGAGAAATATCATCGCAACCTGGACAAGCAGCCTCCTCGCTCCCAGTGCGTGCGCTGCTGCGACCCCCCCACGCACTCCTCTGCCTACCCCATgtaccagcccctgccccacatcaACATCACCATCCTGAAAG GTGAGAAAGGAGACAGGGGCGAGCGAGGCCTGCAGGGAAAGTTTGGCAaagccggatcggcaggcagcaggggccacACGGGGCCCAAGGGCCAGAAGGGGAGCATCGGGGCCACGGGGGAGGCATGCAAAAATCACTACGCCGCGTTCTCCGTGGGCCGCAAGAAGTCTCTGCACAGCAACGACTACTACCAGACGCTGCTCTTTGACACCGAGTTTGTCAACCTCTACGGCCACTTCAACATGTTCACGGGCAAGTTCTACTGCTACGTGCCCGGCATCTACTACTTTGCGCTCAACGTGCACACCTGGAACCAGAAGGAGACCTACCTGCACATGGTGAAGAACGGGGTCGAGGTGGTGATCCTCTACGCCCAGCAGAGCGACCGGAGCATCATGCAGAGCCAGAGCGTCatgctggagctgcaggagcaggacGAGGTCTGGGTGCGTCTCTTCAAGGGCGAGCGGGAGAACGCCGTCTTCAGCGACGAGTACGACACCTACGTCACCTTCAGTGGCTACCTGATCAAGCACAGCGGGgagctgtga
- the C1QTNF1 gene encoding complement C1q tumor necrosis factor-related protein 1 isoform X3 — protein sequence MEGPWALSFLLLACLLLPDSTLSQPSHPEEERGEATWAPSHRHAARAERDHEKYHRNLDKQPPRSQCVRCCDPPTHSSAYPMYQPLPHINITILKGEKGDRGERGLQGKFGKAGSAGSRGHTGPKGQKGSIGATGEACKNHYAAFSVGRKKSLHSNDYYQTLLFDTEFVNLYGHFNMFTGKFYCYVPGIYYFALNVHTWNQKETYLHMVKNGVEVVILYAQQSDRSIMQSQSVMLELQEQDEVWVRLFKGERENAVFSDEYDTYVTFSGYLIKHSGEL from the exons ATGGAGGGGCCCTGGGCACTGAGCTTCTTGTTACTCGCCTGCCTGCTGCTGCCCGACTCCACGCTGAGCCAGCCCAGCCACCCCGAGGAGGAGCGGGGAGAGGCAACGTGGGCACCGTCCCACCGTCACGCTGCCAG GGCCGAACGGGACCATGAGAAATATCATCGCAACCTGGACAAGCAGCCTCCTCGCTCCCAGTGCGTGCGCTGCTGCGACCCCCCCACGCACTCCTCTGCCTACCCCATgtaccagcccctgccccacatcaACATCACCATCCTGAAAG GTGAGAAAGGAGACAGGGGCGAGCGAGGCCTGCAGGGAAAGTTTGGCAaagccggatcggcaggcagcaggggccacACGGGGCCCAAGGGCCAGAAGGGGAGCATCGGGGCCACGGGGGAGGCATGCAAAAATCACTACGCCGCGTTCTCCGTGGGCCGCAAGAAGTCTCTGCACAGCAACGACTACTACCAGACGCTGCTCTTTGACACCGAGTTTGTCAACCTCTACGGCCACTTCAACATGTTCACGGGCAAGTTCTACTGCTACGTGCCCGGCATCTACTACTTTGCGCTCAACGTGCACACCTGGAACCAGAAGGAGACCTACCTGCACATGGTGAAGAACGGGGTCGAGGTGGTGATCCTCTACGCCCAGCAGAGCGACCGGAGCATCATGCAGAGCCAGAGCGTCatgctggagctgcaggagcaggacGAGGTCTGGGTGCGTCTCTTCAAGGGCGAGCGGGAGAACGCCGTCTTCAGCGACGAGTACGACACCTACGTCACCTTCAGTGGCTACCTGATCAAGCACAGCGGGgagctgtga
- the C1QTNF1 gene encoding complement C1q tumor necrosis factor-related protein 1 isoform X1 yields MGSSPRKAWLSTAGSGSSVSPTFSHPSRMEGPWALSFLLLACLLLPDSTLSQPSHPEEERGEATWAPSHRHAARAERDHEKYHRNLDKQPPRSQCVRCCDPPTHSSAYPMYQPLPHINITILKGEKGDRGERGLQGKFGKAGSAGSRGHTGPKGQKGSIGATGEACKNHYAAFSVGRKKSLHSNDYYQTLLFDTEFVNLYGHFNMFTGKFYCYVPGIYYFALNVHTWNQKETYLHMVKNGVEVVILYAQQSDRSIMQSQSVMLELQEQDEVWVRLFKGERENAVFSDEYDTYVTFSGYLIKHSGEL; encoded by the exons ATGGGCAGCAGCCCGAGGAAGGCTTGGCTAAGCACTGCAGGATCTGGCTCCAGCGTTAGCCCCACCTTCTCCCACCCCAG CAGGATGGAGGGGCCCTGGGCACTGAGCTTCTTGTTACTCGCCTGCCTGCTGCTGCCCGACTCCACGCTGAGCCAGCCCAGCCACCCCGAGGAGGAGCGGGGAGAGGCAACGTGGGCACCGTCCCACCGTCACGCTGCCAG GGCCGAACGGGACCATGAGAAATATCATCGCAACCTGGACAAGCAGCCTCCTCGCTCCCAGTGCGTGCGCTGCTGCGACCCCCCCACGCACTCCTCTGCCTACCCCATgtaccagcccctgccccacatcaACATCACCATCCTGAAAG GTGAGAAAGGAGACAGGGGCGAGCGAGGCCTGCAGGGAAAGTTTGGCAaagccggatcggcaggcagcaggggccacACGGGGCCCAAGGGCCAGAAGGGGAGCATCGGGGCCACGGGGGAGGCATGCAAAAATCACTACGCCGCGTTCTCCGTGGGCCGCAAGAAGTCTCTGCACAGCAACGACTACTACCAGACGCTGCTCTTTGACACCGAGTTTGTCAACCTCTACGGCCACTTCAACATGTTCACGGGCAAGTTCTACTGCTACGTGCCCGGCATCTACTACTTTGCGCTCAACGTGCACACCTGGAACCAGAAGGAGACCTACCTGCACATGGTGAAGAACGGGGTCGAGGTGGTGATCCTCTACGCCCAGCAGAGCGACCGGAGCATCATGCAGAGCCAGAGCGTCatgctggagctgcaggagcaggacGAGGTCTGGGTGCGTCTCTTCAAGGGCGAGCGGGAGAACGCCGTCTTCAGCGACGAGTACGACACCTACGTCACCTTCAGTGGCTACCTGATCAAGCACAGCGGGgagctgtga
- the ENGASE gene encoding cytosolic endo-beta-N-acetylglucosaminidase, which yields MDGGRRDGAESREKRGPEPEPAAKRSFLPAMESQGTTILHKTVSYAPHPLPARQFDQNTTEPISFFLSSLEELLAWKPTSDDDFNVATMPLANREPPLHSKRPRTLVCHDMNYGYLEDRFIQGSASRDPYVFYHWRYIDIFVYFSHHSVTIPPVTWTNAAHRNGVSVLGTFITEQTSGGQLCEAFLAGEAAAYHAVAVQLGRIAHFYRFDGWLVNIENTLSKAAARNLPLFLRDLREQLHRDVPGGLVLWYDSVLPSGELKWQNELNEKNRVFFDACDGLFTNYNWKEEHLERMGAQAGERLADVYVGIDVFARGEVVGGGFETDKALRLIRKHGFSAAIFAPGWVYEHLGKENFLQNENRFWGLLAELLPTHSISTLPFSTCFCLGLGTGRFSAGQEEEVGPWYNLSAQEIQPLFTEQQAPGGAGNWLRTRCSLQDAWNGGSCLLIEGIIPPEAGHVAVRLFSFQLPAPPKLFLSLLYKLEEKLPEVAVALELTTWDSGSCRVGHKAALPGPATRHQPHPLPTPPPQLSGLLSGCGRQSAAGWMRRCYELELRDCTLHELSLILSRHQPGQQERRFSCRLGEIRVLDADSLRSSLPQGPSLQASQLLWHKGPGPDQLSLSLTLRWSYPHSQARCFRIHCQGRAGPRGRELPQLLGVAHATLYRVVGLAVPKAPPMESCRVEFFVEPVLNEGVAVDRSRWGRLVLVYSDPASTSTY from the exons ATGGACGGAGGGCGGCGGGATGGAGCCGAGAGCCGGGAGAAGagggggccggagccggagccggcgGCGAAGAGGAG TTTCCTGCCTGCCATGGAGAGCCAAGGAACCACCATCCTCCACAAGACAGTCAgctatgccccccaccccctgccag caAGGCAGTTTGATCAGAACACCACGGAGCCCATCAGCTTCTTCCTGTCCagcctggaggagctgctggcatggaAACCCACCAGTGACGATGACTTCAACGTTGCCACGATGCCACTGGCTAACCGGGAGCCTCCGCTCCACAGCAAGAGACCCCGCACGCTGGTGTGCCACGACATGAATTATGGATACCTGGAGGACAG GTTCATCCAGGGCTCAGCTTCACGGGACCCCTACGTGTTCTACCACTGGCGGTACATCGACATCTTTGTCTACTTCAGCCACCACTCCGTGACCATCCCCCCCGTCACCTGGACCAACGCCGCCCACAGGAACGGTGTCTCTGTGCTGG GGACGTTCATCACGGAGCAGACAAGCGGGGGCCAGCTGTGTGAGGCCTTCCTCGCCGGGGAGGCAGCCGCGTACCACGCCGTGGCTGTGCAGCTGGGCCGCATTGCCCATTTCTACCGCTTTGACGGCTGGCTGGTCAACATCGAGAACACCCTGAGC aagGCAGCCGCACGGAACCTGCCCCTCTTCCTGCGGGACCTGCGGGAGCAGCTGCATCGGGATGTGCCCGGCGGGCTGGTGCTCTGGTACGACAGCGTCTTGCCGAGCGGGGAACTGAAGTGGCAGAACGAGCTGAATGAGAAGAACAG GGTGTTTTTTGACGCCTGCGATGGCTTGTTCACGAACTACAACTGGAAGGAGGAGCACCTGGAGCGCATGGGGGCGCAGGCCGGGGAGCGCCTGGCTGACGTCTACGTGGGCATCGACGTCTTTGCTCGCGGGGAGGTCGTAGGCGGCGGCTTTGAGACAGACAAG GCTCTGCGCCTGATTCGCAAGCACGGCTTTTCCGCTGCCATCTTCGCCCCCGGCTGGGTCTATGAGCACCTGGGGAAGGAGAACTTCCTGCAGAACGAGAACAG GTTCTGGGGTTTGCTGGCGGAGCTGCTGCCCACTCACAGCATCAGCACTCTGCCCTTCAGCACCTGCTTCTGCCTGGGCCTGGGCACGGGGAGATTCTCGGCGGGGCAG GAGGAAGAAGTCGGGCCCTGGTACAACCTGAGTGCCCAGGAGATCCAGCCCCTCTTCACAGAGCAGCAAGCGCCGGGAGGGGCAGGCAACTGGCTGCGCACGCGCTGCTCCCTGCAGGACGCCTGGAACGGGGGCAGCTGCCTGCTGATCGAGGGGATCATCCCGCCTGAGGCGGGCCATGTGGCTGTCCG CCTTTTCTCTTTCcagctgccagctccccccaagctcttcctgtccctgctgtaCAAACTGGAGGAGAAGCTGCCCGAGGTGGCGGTCGCACTGGAACTCACCACATGGGACTCTGGCTCCTGCCGTGTTGGCCACAAAGCTGCCCTGCCGG GGCCGGCCACCCGacatcagccccaccccctccccaccccgcccccccagctctcgGGGCTGCTCAGCGGCTGTGGACGGCAGAGCGCGGCAGGTTGGATGAGGCG GTGCTACGAACTGGAGCTGCGGGACTGCACCCTACACGAGCTGTCGCTGATCCTGTCACGCCACCAGCCAGGCCAGCAAGAACGGCGCTTCTCCTGCCGCCTTGGGGAGATCCGG GTGCTGGATGCTGACAGCCTGCGCTCCTCGCTGCCCCAAGGGCCCAGCCTCCaggcctcccagctgctgtggcacAAGGGCCCTGGCCCGGACCAGCTCTCCCTCAGCCTCACCTTGCGCTGGTCCTACCCCCACAGCCAAGCCCGCTGCTTCCGGATCCACTGCCAGGGCCGGGCAGGCCCTCGGGgccgggagctgccccagctCCTCGGGGTGGCACACGCCACCCTCTACCGGGTGGTGGGCTTGGCAGTGCCAAAGGCGCCCCCCATGGAGTCCTGCCGCGTGGAGTTCTTCGTGGAGCCGGTGCTGAACGAAGGGGTTGCCGTGGATCGGTCCAGGTGGGGGCGGCTGGTTCTGGTCTATTCCGACCCAGCCAGCACCAGCACCTATTAA